Proteins encoded in a region of the Pseudomonas viciae genome:
- a CDS encoding 3-deoxy-7-phosphoheptulonate synthase — protein MNSSVSALPLSTLNPANEALTLRLPSSLQLKHQLPLSTALSQQVSAHRQAIRAILDGEDSRLLVIVGPCSIHDPKSALEYAANLARVAHEVSDSMLLVMRAYVEKPRTTVGWKGLAYDPGLDGSDDMAAGLTLSRELMREMLQLGLPVATELLQPMAASYFDDLLSWVAIGARTTESQIHREMASGLGMPVGFKNGTDGGVGIACDAMRSAAHPHRHFGVDSQGHPAIIQTPGNPDTHLVLRGGHRGPNYDRQSVTQIHSDLTRLKIPARIMVDCSHANSGKDPLRQPQVFNDVLEQRLQGNRALVGMMLESHLFEGCQPLSPSMRYGVSVTDGCLGWDATEQLLRQAHRKLQLP, from the coding sequence CTGCCCAGCTCGTTGCAGCTCAAGCATCAATTGCCCCTCAGCACTGCGCTGAGCCAACAGGTTAGCGCCCATCGCCAGGCCATCCGCGCGATCCTCGACGGTGAGGACTCCCGCCTGCTGGTCATCGTCGGCCCCTGCTCCATCCACGACCCGAAATCGGCCCTCGAATACGCCGCCAACCTGGCGCGTGTTGCCCATGAGGTGAGCGACAGCATGCTGCTGGTGATGCGCGCCTATGTGGAAAAACCGCGCACCACCGTGGGCTGGAAAGGCCTGGCCTACGATCCCGGCCTGGATGGCAGCGATGACATGGCCGCCGGCCTGACGCTGTCCCGGGAGCTGATGCGCGAGATGCTCCAGCTGGGCCTGCCCGTCGCCACCGAACTGTTGCAACCCATGGCCGCCAGCTACTTCGATGACCTGCTCAGTTGGGTCGCCATCGGCGCGCGCACCACCGAATCGCAGATCCACCGGGAGATGGCCAGCGGCCTGGGCATGCCGGTGGGCTTCAAGAATGGCACCGACGGCGGTGTCGGCATTGCCTGCGATGCCATGCGTTCGGCGGCCCATCCTCATCGGCATTTCGGCGTCGACAGCCAGGGGCATCCGGCAATCATCCAGACCCCGGGCAACCCCGACACCCACCTGGTGCTGCGCGGCGGCCATCGCGGACCGAACTATGACCGCCAGAGCGTCACGCAGATACACAGTGACCTGACCCGCCTGAAGATACCGGCCCGGATCATGGTGGACTGCAGCCACGCCAACAGCGGCAAAGACCCGCTGCGCCAGCCGCAGGTGTTCAATGACGTGCTGGAGCAGCGCCTGCAAGGCAACCGCGCCCTCGTTGGCATGATGCTGGAAAGTCATCTGTTCGAAGGCTGCCAGCCATTAAGCCCATCGATGCGCTACGGTGTATCGGTCACCGATGGTTGCCTGGGCTGGGATGCTACCGAGCAGTTGCTGCGCCAGGCCCATCGCAAACTGCAATTGCCCTGA